The DNA sequence TGTTCGGCCCACTCGGAGACGGTCCTGGAGCGGCGGGTCGCGGGGTTCTTGACGTAGTGCGCCTCGTCGACGACGAGCATGCCCAGCTCGCCGCCGCCCGGCACCGGAAAGCCGCGCAGGGCGTCGAAGGTGGTGACCGCGACGCCGCCCCGGCCCTTCCAGTGCGCGAACGCCTCCTGCCGTTCGGGGCCGTGCAGCGGAGTCACGTGCAGCGCGCTGCGCTTCTCGATCTCCCGGGTCCAGTTGATGAGCACGCTGGCCGGGCAGACCACCATGAAGTGACTCTGCCCCTCGGCGGCGAGGTGGGCCAGCGCGGCGATGGCCTGGATCGTCTTGCCGAGCCCCATCTCGTCGCCGAGGATCGTCCGGCGCTGAGCCAGGGCGAAGCGGGTGCCGAAGGCCTGGTAGCCGCGCAGGGAGACCCGGCGGTGCGTGTCGTCGAGCGTCTGGTTCCTGACCCGCTCCGCCACCTCGTCCGGCAGGAACCCCTCGGCCGCCGCGGGATCGGGAGCGCGGCCGGAGAGCTCGGCGAGCAGGCCGTAGTACTCGGCGGAGCGCAGCTCGAAATCGACGAGGGCGGCGACCTCGGACTCCGGGCGGCGCAGCAGGTCGACCGAGGCCTGGGCGAGCAGCTCGGGCACCCCGTCCTGTTCGGCCTGTTCGGTCAGGGTACGGATCTCGGCGACGGCCGCCAGCGCCCGTTCCCGCTTGGCCTGCCCGGCGAACAGCATGCGCAGCCGCCCGGCCGCCGGCCCGGCCTCGGCCAGCAGCGGGCCGAGCCGCTCGGTCAGCGCCCCGGCCGCGTCGACGGCCCGGCGTGCCTCGTCGCCCGCCTCCACCAGCACGCCGAGCGCCATCACCAGGGCGGTGGTCCGGGGCTCAGGGCTGTCCACGTCGATGTGTACGGCGATGGTGTCCCGTACGGCGTCGGCGATCCGCCGGGCGGCGGCCACGGTCTGGTCGGCGGTCTGCTGTCCGACCCCGGGCAGCTGGCGCAACCGGTACGGCCCGGCGTCGAGGACCTGCCCGACCGTCCGGAACCCGCCCTTCTCCACCTCGCCCAGCCGCAGCCTGCCCTCGGTGACGTCCTTGAGCCGGGCCACCGGGATGACGTCCAGTTCGCGCCGCGCCAGGTCGTCATGGATCGGCTCCAGGGCCTGCCGTACGGCCGCGACGGCCCGCGCATGGTCACCGGCCACCGCCTGCGCCGCCTCGTGCAGCCGCCCGCCCCGGGCCACCGTCTCCCGCTCATTCCGCCCCATCGCGCCCCCGGCCCCTTCCCGCCCCTCTCGTCGCGTCCTTCGCATCCTGCCATCCAGGGCGCGCTAGCTTCTCGTGATCTGCGCCAGGATCGATCCGTCCGTGATCCGGGCGTCGGCGGCCAGCAGGAACGCCTTGCTGAGGATCAGCGAGAGCCGGTCGTCCTCGAACGGCAGGAACACCCGTCCGTCGGCCTTGTCCCGCTTGTCCCTTACCGGGACGACGCACAGATAGCTGCCGTCCGGTTCCATCAGGATGTTGGCCGAGCCGAGATGGATTCTGTACGTGCGCAGGTCGCCGCGGACGACCAGGAAGCGGCCGTCGAGCGAGCACCGGTCGGCGATCTCCAGGCGGGGCACGATCCGCTCCAGGGCGTCGCGCCGGGATGCCGCGCTCTCGGTCAGTTCGGCGAAGCCGGCCCGCTCCCAGTAGGTGCGCCCGGGGCCGGCGTCGGTCCAGTCGGGGTCGGCGGCGATGGAGGTCACGCCGACGAAGAGGTCGATGTCCCGCATCGCCTCGCTGAACACCAGCGGGGGCACGTCCTGGAGCGGCGCCTCACGCCAGGCACCGTCGGACCGGCGGGCGAAGCGGACCTGGTCGGTGGAGGCCAGTTCGTCGCCGTCGGCCCAGTCGTACCAGGTGTGGAAGAAGCGCACCTGCCACTCCCCCGCCGCCAGGGTGCGCTCGGCGGCGTCGCCGTCCCCGTCGTCCCAGGGGCCGAGCCGGCCGCTCGTCCAGCCCCGGGCCCGGAACAGCGCGAACATCCTGCGGTAGTGGACGAGGTGCGCGGCGAAGCGGTTGGAGTACACGCCGGTCTCCTCCTCGGCCGGAGTGAGGAGGTAGATCTCCCGGAAGGCCTGCTTGAACGGCTGCCGGATCCGCCGCTCGGTGAGCAGGTCCCGCCAGGCCCGCACGGAGTCGGGGCCGGAGCGGAGCGGATGCCAGAGGCGTACGGCGGCGGTGTCGGGTGCGTCGGGCAGGTCACCCGCCTCGGGCAGTACGGCCTGCCACTCCCCCGGCGCGACCTCGATCTCCCAGATCAGGCGGCGTACGAGGGTCCGGGCCTGCGGATGTCCGGCCAGCTCGGTGCGCCACCAGCCGTACGGGTGCACGGCGTCGACCGAGAATCCGCCCTCCAGCGCCCGGGCGAGGGTGACGAGTTGGGCGTTCACCCGCTTCACCAGCTCGCGCAGCTCCTTGACGAGGGCGGCGTGGTCGCGGCGGACCGGCGCGGGGAGGCTGCGCAGTGGGCGGCCGTCCTTCTCCCAGCTCAGCGTCGCGTTCTCGGCGACGGTGACGACGGCCTCGTAGTCGCCTGCCTTCCGCCGCAGCACGCCGTCGTCGCCGAACCCCAGCCTCGGCAGCCGCAGCGCCACATCGGTGCGCTCGGCGAGGGCAGCCTCGACCTTCTTGAGCATCTTGTCGAGCTGCTTGGGCACTCCGGCGTGCCGGACGTTCCCGCGCACGGTGCGTATCGCGGTCACCAGCTCGGGGGTGGGGAAGTCCTGTGCGGCACGGACGAGTTCGTACAGAAGGGCCTGCGACGGCACGGTCCTGGCCGGCGCCGGGGCGACGGCGACGCCGGGCAGCAGCCGGTCGAACAGCTCGGGCAGCCACGGCTCGTCGCGCAGCAGCGCCACCCGGGCGGCCTGCCCGAGCGAGACGACCTCCCGGTCCGTGAACGCCTTGTCCGCCCGGTAGGGGATCTCCCCCGCCCGGATCGCGTCGGTGCGGTCGGCCGCCG is a window from the Streptomyces sp. NBC_00299 genome containing:
- a CDS encoding DEAD/DEAH box helicase, with amino-acid sequence MGRNERETVARGGRLHEAAQAVAGDHARAVAAVRQALEPIHDDLARRELDVIPVARLKDVTEGRLRLGEVEKGGFRTVGQVLDAGPYRLRQLPGVGQQTADQTVAAARRIADAVRDTIAVHIDVDSPEPRTTALVMALGVLVEAGDEARRAVDAAGALTERLGPLLAEAGPAAGRLRMLFAGQAKRERALAAVAEIRTLTEQAEQDGVPELLAQASVDLLRRPESEVAALVDFELRSAEYYGLLAELSGRAPDPAAAEGFLPDEVAERVRNQTLDDTHRRVSLRGYQAFGTRFALAQRRTILGDEMGLGKTIQAIAALAHLAAEGQSHFMVVCPASVLINWTREIEKRSALHVTPLHGPERQEAFAHWKGRGGVAVTTFDALRGFPVPGGGELGMLVVDEAHYVKNPATRRSRTVSEWAEHCDRVLFMTGTPMENRVEEFRSLVRILQPGLAESVDEHDGVAGSKAFRKAVAPVYLRRNQQDVLTELPALQHTDEWEEPSAADEEAYREAVRAGNFMAMRRAAYARPKRSAKLDRLSEIAEEAAENGLKVVVFSAFRDVLAVVREALVLAEVPGATQPSDPAEDGRGAEGLNGRLDGRPNGRVNARVFGPISGSVPPARRQQLVDDFAAAPGHAVLLSQIEAGGVGLNMQAASVVILCEPQLKPTVEHQAVARAHRMGQVRSVRVHRLLCTGGVDERLVRMLENKTRLFDAYARRSAVAESTPDAVDISDIAIARRIVEEEQARLGTTPATEPATEGA
- a CDS encoding DUF4132 domain-containing protein, whose protein sequence is MDHERDAAHPDLSQVSAEELGGMLVETYQVDVSERHATTRLRAAIEEAAGERQPRYTPDVCRRLFEMLVETAEQRGWADLTFGLATLECCTGPLPDVSEPARRLVGLLLEKDTVRQPYALLAVAGLADEATLRAAVERLSQDVGPVVADEIAVIAALGRAERARLSEIDRSDRFSSPPPSLTDAWRGASETAAYVAFARRALEAAADRTDAIRAGEIPYRADKAFTDREVVSLGQAARVALLRDEPWLPELFDRLLPGVAVAPAPARTVPSQALLYELVRAAQDFPTPELVTAIRTVRGNVRHAGVPKQLDKMLKKVEAALAERTDVALRLPRLGFGDDGVLRRKAGDYEAVVTVAENATLSWEKDGRPLRSLPAPVRRDHAALVKELRELVKRVNAQLVTLARALEGGFSVDAVHPYGWWRTELAGHPQARTLVRRLIWEIEVAPGEWQAVLPEAGDLPDAPDTAAVRLWHPLRSGPDSVRAWRDLLTERRIRQPFKQAFREIYLLTPAEEETGVYSNRFAAHLVHYRRMFALFRARGWTSGRLGPWDDGDGDAAERTLAAGEWQVRFFHTWYDWADGDELASTDQVRFARRSDGAWREAPLQDVPPLVFSEAMRDIDLFVGVTSIAADPDWTDAGPGRTYWERAGFAELTESAASRRDALERIVPRLEIADRCSLDGRFLVVRGDLRTYRIHLGSANILMEPDGSYLCVVPVRDKRDKADGRVFLPFEDDRLSLILSKAFLLAADARITDGSILAQITRS